In Streptomyces chartreusis, the following proteins share a genomic window:
- a CDS encoding HAD family hydrolase — MKIRAHALLFDNDGTLVSSLASVDRCWARWAEEYGITEEFGRVELHGRPAVEIVAELLPADVVPEALARIEAMEVEDVPNDGVQLLPGTKAFLDSLPADRWAVVTSATRRLAEARLDAVGILPKTMITADDITRGKPDPEPYLLAARELGVDPADCVVFEDAPAGLAAGRAAGMTTVALTTTHQAHEVDADLVVKDLSALSALVSDGRVEISVRD, encoded by the coding sequence ATGAAGATCCGTGCACATGCCCTCCTTTTCGACAACGACGGCACTCTCGTCTCCTCCCTCGCCTCCGTGGACCGCTGCTGGGCGCGGTGGGCCGAGGAGTACGGGATCACGGAGGAGTTCGGCAGGGTCGAGCTGCACGGACGTCCGGCCGTCGAGATAGTCGCCGAACTGCTGCCCGCCGACGTCGTACCGGAGGCTCTCGCACGCATCGAGGCGATGGAGGTCGAGGACGTGCCGAACGACGGGGTGCAACTGCTGCCCGGGACCAAGGCGTTCCTCGACTCGCTGCCCGCCGACCGCTGGGCCGTCGTCACCTCCGCCACCCGCCGCCTCGCCGAGGCCCGGCTCGACGCCGTCGGCATCCTCCCCAAGACGATGATCACCGCCGACGACATCACCCGCGGCAAGCCCGACCCCGAGCCCTACCTCCTCGCCGCCCGTGAACTGGGCGTCGATCCGGCCGACTGCGTCGTGTTCGAGGACGCCCCCGCCGGTCTCGCGGCCGGTCGCGCCGCCGGCATGACCACCGTGGCGTTGACCACAACCCACCAGGCCCACGAGGTCGACGCCGACCTCGTCGTGAAGGACCTGTCGGCCCTGTCCGCGCTGGTCAGCGACGGGCGAGTGGAGATCTCCGTCCGCGACTGA
- a CDS encoding GNAT family N-acetyltransferase, protein MTSTFPNISISTERLVLRPLDEDDVPALAEMMNDEQVGAWTDVPQPFSEEGARTWIADYAPTERESGRGLDLAVTEFLTQRLVGVVQLTKTNWHVRATELSYIVAPWARGEGYASEAALATAQWLFTDQKFERIELRTAADNTASQQVAQKIGCISEGVLRNACIAHVRTDDGTWADVRTDFIVWSLLPEDLDGAGEQLADSGGFTSFGEWN, encoded by the coding sequence ATGACTAGCACCTTCCCCAACATCTCCATCAGCACGGAGCGGTTGGTGCTGCGCCCCCTTGACGAGGACGACGTGCCCGCGCTGGCCGAGATGATGAACGACGAACAGGTCGGCGCCTGGACCGACGTCCCGCAGCCCTTCTCCGAGGAGGGCGCCCGCACCTGGATCGCCGATTACGCCCCGACGGAACGCGAGTCCGGCCGCGGACTCGACCTCGCCGTCACCGAGTTCCTCACCCAGCGCCTGGTCGGCGTCGTCCAGCTGACCAAGACGAACTGGCATGTGCGTGCCACCGAGTTGTCGTACATCGTCGCCCCCTGGGCCCGCGGCGAGGGGTACGCCTCCGAGGCCGCGCTCGCCACCGCCCAATGGCTGTTCACCGACCAGAAGTTCGAGCGCATCGAGCTGCGCACGGCCGCCGACAACACCGCCTCCCAGCAGGTCGCCCAGAAGATCGGCTGCATCAGCGAGGGAGTCCTGCGCAACGCGTGCATAGCGCACGTCCGCACGGACGACGGCACCTGGGCCGACGTACGCACCGACTTCATCGTGTGGAGCCTCCTGCCGGAGGACCTCGACGGCGCCGGTGAGCAACTTGCCGACAGCGGCGGCTTCACGTCGTTCGGCGAGTGGAACTGA
- a CDS encoding lysophospholipid acyltransferase family protein produces the protein MSRFALIKAVLGPIMRLMFRPQVEGAEHIPGDGPVILAGNHLTFIDSMILPLVCDRQVLFIGKDEYVTGKGFKGRLMAWFFTGVGMIPVDRDGGRGGVAALMTGRRILEEGKVFGIYPEGTRSPDGRLYRGRTGIARLTLMTGAPVVPFAMIGTDKIQPGGAGMPRPRKVTVRFGEAMEFSRYEGMDRDRYVLRAVTDSVMAEVMRLSGQEYVDMYASKAKEAA, from the coding sequence TTGTCCCGCTTCGCGCTCATCAAGGCAGTGCTCGGACCGATCATGCGCCTGATGTTCCGCCCGCAGGTGGAGGGCGCCGAGCACATTCCGGGCGACGGCCCGGTCATCCTGGCCGGAAACCACCTCACCTTCATCGACTCGATGATCCTTCCGCTGGTCTGCGACCGTCAGGTGCTGTTCATCGGCAAGGACGAGTACGTCACCGGCAAGGGCTTCAAAGGCCGCCTGATGGCCTGGTTCTTCACCGGCGTCGGCATGATCCCGGTGGACCGGGACGGCGGCCGGGGCGGTGTGGCGGCGCTGATGACGGGGCGCCGGATCCTGGAGGAGGGCAAGGTCTTCGGCATCTACCCCGAGGGCACGCGCTCACCCGACGGGCGGCTCTACCGGGGCCGTACCGGCATCGCCCGGCTGACGCTGATGACCGGCGCGCCGGTGGTGCCCTTCGCCATGATCGGCACGGACAAGATCCAGCCGGGCGGGGCGGGCATGCCGCGGCCGCGCAAGGTGACGGTGCGGTTCGGCGAGGCCATGGAGTTCTCCCGGTACGAGGGCATGGACCGGGACCGGTACGTGCTGCGGGCGGTGACCGACTCCGTGATGGCGGAGGTCATGCGGCTGTCGGGGCAGGAGTACGTGGACATGTACGCGAGCAAGGCCAAGGAAGCGGCGTAG
- a CDS encoding GNAT family N-acetyltransferase, whose amino-acid sequence MGMSVTISAATEQDAEQIFRLQYLCFQSEAALYGNYRIDPLVQTLDSVRAEVTGDCVFVARLGEEVVGSVRGSVTADGAAAIGKLCVHPRLQGHGIGARLLRAAEAALTEQRGAKRFRLEAGHRSEGNLRLYRKVGYEAVGTSKGADGVPMVVLEKPAGAFVATA is encoded by the coding sequence ATGGGCATGAGCGTGACCATCTCTGCGGCGACCGAGCAGGACGCGGAGCAGATCTTCAGGTTGCAGTACCTGTGCTTCCAGAGCGAAGCGGCGCTGTATGGCAACTACCGCATCGACCCGCTCGTCCAAACCCTGGACTCGGTCCGGGCCGAGGTGACCGGGGACTGCGTCTTCGTGGCACGGCTCGGTGAAGAGGTGGTCGGCTCGGTGCGCGGCAGTGTCACCGCGGACGGCGCCGCCGCCATCGGCAAGCTCTGCGTCCACCCCCGCCTCCAGGGCCACGGCATCGGCGCGAGGCTGCTGCGCGCGGCGGAGGCGGCCCTGACCGAGCAGCGCGGCGCCAAGAGGTTCCGCCTCGAGGCCGGCCACCGCAGCGAGGGCAACCTCCGCCTGTACCGCAAGGTCGGCTACGAGGCGGTGGGCACGTCCAAGGGCGCCGACGGGGTCCCGATGGTCGTCCTGGAGAAGCCGGCCGGCGCCTTCGTCGCTACGGCTTAG
- a CDS encoding sigma-70 family RNA polymerase sigma factor produces the protein MRDDLVSALRPLLVAEARAEAPASGAEPGDLEQAVWLRLLERLDSDGPPADPHRWLRSAVRFEARRSRRTTRRERPYENEPAADTDRHDPEHLALAAARHRALRDAVRRLPGRCPRLMEALLSPNDLTYREIAGELGISQGSLGPERSRCLGCLRRLLTPEVAARSARG, from the coding sequence ATGAGGGACGACCTGGTTTCCGCCCTGCGCCCGCTGCTCGTCGCGGAGGCCCGTGCCGAGGCACCCGCCTCCGGAGCGGAGCCGGGCGACCTGGAACAGGCGGTCTGGCTCCGCCTCCTGGAACGCCTCGACTCCGACGGCCCGCCCGCCGATCCGCACCGCTGGCTGCGCAGCGCCGTCCGCTTCGAGGCCCGCCGCAGCCGCCGTACGACGAGGCGCGAGCGGCCGTACGAGAACGAGCCCGCCGCCGACACCGATCGCCACGACCCCGAGCACCTCGCCCTGGCCGCCGCCCGGCACCGGGCGCTGCGCGACGCGGTCCGCCGGCTGCCCGGCCGTTGCCCCCGTCTCATGGAGGCGCTGCTCTCGCCGAACGACCTGACATACCGGGAAATCGCGGGGGAGTTGGGTATCTCACAGGGCAGTCTCGGCCCGGAACGTTCCAGATGCCTGGGATGTCTGCGCCGATTGCTCACGCCGGAGGTTGCGGCCCGCAGTGCGCGGGGATAG
- a CDS encoding glycerophosphodiester phosphodiesterase: MGTQENEQTAVTGRRMLLGAAVLGAGSAVLGLSGTAKAAEARHGGGGGGVKSLPKPTIIGHRGASGYRPEHTLGSYQLALDMGADIVEAGDLVPTKDGHLVCRHEPEIGGTTDVADHPEFADRRKTKSLDGVATTGWFTEDFTLAELKTLRATERIPANRPHNTLYNGRWGIPTFEEVLRWQDEQTRKRGKQVWIYPELKHPTYFRKQGLALEERVAKVLHKYGRDRRNSPVILQSFEPTSIQRLNKLVDNPLVVLLSGAASRPWDFVETGDPRTVADLVKPAGLREIASYAQGIGPTLDLVIPKDAAGNLTTPTTLVADAHKVGLILHPYTMRNENPFLPANFRKGTDADAYGDVFGAYRTYFATGIDGVFTDNPDTGVLAREDFVNG, translated from the coding sequence ATGGGAACCCAGGAGAACGAGCAGACGGCGGTAACCGGACGGCGGATGCTTCTCGGCGCGGCCGTGCTCGGCGCGGGCAGCGCGGTCCTCGGGCTGTCCGGTACGGCGAAGGCCGCGGAGGCCCGGCACGGAGGCGGTGGCGGTGGAGTGAAGAGCCTGCCGAAGCCGACGATCATCGGCCACCGGGGCGCCAGCGGCTACCGGCCCGAGCACACCCTCGGCTCCTACCAGCTGGCCCTCGACATGGGCGCGGACATCGTCGAGGCGGGCGACCTGGTGCCCACCAAGGACGGCCATCTGGTCTGCCGGCACGAGCCGGAGATCGGCGGCACGACCGACGTCGCGGACCACCCCGAGTTCGCCGACCGCAGGAAGACGAAGTCCCTCGACGGCGTCGCCACGACCGGCTGGTTCACCGAGGACTTCACGCTCGCCGAGCTGAAGACCCTGCGCGCGACCGAGCGCATCCCGGCCAACCGCCCGCACAACACCCTCTACAACGGCCGCTGGGGGATCCCCACCTTCGAGGAGGTCCTGCGCTGGCAGGACGAGCAGACCCGCAAGCGCGGCAAGCAGGTCTGGATCTACCCCGAGCTCAAGCACCCCACCTACTTCCGCAAGCAGGGCCTCGCCCTGGAGGAGCGGGTCGCCAAGGTGCTGCACAAGTACGGCCGCGACAGGCGGAACTCGCCGGTCATCCTCCAGTCCTTCGAGCCGACCAGCATCCAGCGTCTGAACAAGCTGGTCGACAACCCGCTGGTGGTCCTGCTCTCCGGCGCGGCCTCCCGCCCCTGGGACTTCGTCGAGACGGGCGACCCGCGCACCGTCGCCGACCTGGTCAAGCCGGCCGGCCTCAGGGAGATCGCCTCCTACGCCCAGGGCATCGGCCCCACCCTGGACCTGGTCATCCCGAAGGACGCGGCCGGCAACCTCACCACGCCGACCACGCTGGTGGCGGACGCGCACAAGGTCGGGCTGATCCTGCACCCGTACACGATGCGCAACGAGAACCCCTTCCTGCCCGCGAACTTCCGCAAGGGCACCGACGCGGACGCCTACGGCGACGTCTTCGGCGCCTACCGGACGTACTTCGCGACCGGCATCGACGGTGTCTTCACCGACAACCCCGACACCGGAGTGCTGGCCCGCGAGGACTTCGTCAACGGCTGA
- a CDS encoding methionine ABC transporter permease, with the protein MTWSEMQPLLEQACWDTLYMVGWSTLIAVVGGLPLGILLVLTDRGGLLQNVLANKVIGQIVNVARSMPFIILMVALMSFTRWVTGTTIGREAAIVPLAIGAIPFFARLVETAVREVDGGLVEAVQSMGGNTWTVVRKVLVPESLPSVIASTTTTIVALIGYSAMAGTVGAGGLGDIAIRYGFQRFETELMWITVAILAVVISLIQSAGDYAARSLHRRGGQSGPAPKLRLLKASTATSKTV; encoded by the coding sequence GTGACCTGGTCCGAAATGCAGCCCCTGCTGGAGCAGGCGTGTTGGGACACCCTCTACATGGTCGGCTGGTCCACCCTCATCGCCGTCGTCGGCGGCCTGCCGCTCGGCATCCTGCTGGTCCTCACCGACCGGGGCGGTCTGCTTCAGAACGTCCTCGCCAACAAGGTCATCGGGCAGATCGTGAACGTCGCCCGGTCGATGCCGTTCATCATCCTGATGGTCGCGCTGATGAGCTTCACGCGCTGGGTCACCGGGACGACCATCGGCCGTGAGGCCGCCATCGTGCCGCTCGCCATCGGCGCCATCCCGTTCTTCGCGCGCCTGGTCGAGACGGCCGTCCGCGAGGTGGACGGCGGGCTCGTCGAGGCCGTGCAGTCGATGGGCGGCAACACCTGGACCGTGGTGCGCAAGGTCCTCGTGCCCGAGTCACTGCCGTCCGTCATCGCCAGCACCACGACCACGATCGTCGCCCTCATCGGCTACTCCGCCATGGCGGGCACGGTCGGCGCGGGCGGCCTCGGCGACATCGCCATCCGCTACGGCTTCCAGCGCTTCGAGACCGAGCTGATGTGGATCACCGTCGCGATCCTCGCCGTCGTCATCTCCCTCATCCAGTCCGCCGGCGACTACGCGGCCCGCTCCCTGCACCGCCGCGGCGGCCAGTCGGGCCCGGCGCCGAAGCTGCGGCTGCTGAAGGCCTCCACGGCCACCAGCAAGACCGTCTGA
- a CDS encoding MetQ/NlpA family ABC transporter substrate-binding protein has translation MRNTAKITTAVLAAGALTLGLSACGSDKDSGSDASAPLKVAATPTPQGEILTYIKDNLAKKAGLELEVKEFTDYVTPNTAVQQGEVDANYFQHQPYLDDFNKKNGTDIVAVPNATVHLEPLGVYSQGVKKLTDLKKGATVALPNDTTNEARALKLLEANGLIELKAGVGYEATPKDIASNPKNLQFKELEAAQLPRSLSDVDAAVINGNYALEADLSPAENALVAESPKDNPYGNFLAVKKGNEDDPRVEKLAKLLTSPEVKKFIEDKYDGAVVAAF, from the coding sequence GTGCGTAACACCGCCAAGATCACCACTGCCGTCCTCGCCGCCGGAGCCCTCACCCTCGGGCTCAGCGCCTGCGGCTCGGACAAGGACTCCGGCTCCGACGCGAGCGCCCCGCTGAAGGTCGCCGCCACGCCCACCCCGCAGGGCGAGATCCTCACCTACATCAAGGACAACCTCGCGAAGAAGGCCGGCCTCGAACTCGAGGTCAAGGAGTTCACCGACTACGTGACGCCGAACACGGCCGTCCAGCAGGGTGAGGTCGACGCCAACTACTTCCAGCACCAGCCGTACCTGGACGACTTCAACAAGAAGAACGGCACCGACATCGTCGCCGTGCCGAACGCCACGGTGCACCTGGAGCCGCTCGGCGTGTACTCCCAGGGCGTCAAGAAGCTGACGGACCTGAAGAAGGGCGCCACCGTCGCCCTGCCGAACGACACCACCAACGAGGCCCGCGCGCTGAAGCTGCTCGAGGCCAACGGCCTGATCGAGCTCAAGGCCGGCGTCGGCTACGAGGCGACCCCGAAGGACATCGCCTCCAACCCGAAGAACCTTCAGTTCAAGGAACTGGAGGCGGCCCAGCTGCCGCGCTCCCTGAGCGACGTCGACGCCGCCGTCATCAACGGCAACTACGCGCTGGAGGCCGACCTCAGCCCGGCCGAGAACGCCCTCGTCGCCGAGTCGCCCAAGGACAACCCGTACGGCAACTTCCTCGCCGTGAAGAAGGGCAACGAGGACGACCCGCGCGTCGAGAAGCTCGCCAAGCTGCTGACCTCGCCCGAGGTGAAGAAGTTCATCGAGGACAAGTACGACGGTGCGGTCGTCGCGGCGTTCTAA
- the cbiE gene encoding precorrin-6y C5,15-methyltransferase (decarboxylating) subunit CbiE, translating into MADRVTVIGWDGSPLTAAARSALGAATLVAGAAHHLALPEVPPNAERIRLGSVSLAARRIAGHRGTAVVLADGDPAFFGVVRTLRAPEFGLEVEVVPAVSSVAAAFARAGMPWDDAQVVVAHRRTLRRAVNVCRAHTKVAVLTSPGAGPAELGLLLEGVHRTFVICEELGTEREQVTVVTSDKAADHTWRDPNVVIVIGGHAGTTEAGEWIAGRDPSAGPRGWTLPAESYGGLMSESELEPLRAAQLARLGPRVGDLVWDIGCASGAFATEAARAGAAVIAVDRDPQACTRTEANARAFGVQLQIVHGTAPHVLENLPEPDVVRVGGGGAAVVSAVADRRPQRIVTHAATRDDAELIGRGLSEHGYDVECSLLQSVELDTRAWTERERSVAFLLTGQLGPRPTSR; encoded by the coding sequence ATGGCCGACCGCGTCACGGTGATCGGCTGGGACGGCTCGCCGCTGACCGCCGCGGCCCGCTCAGCCCTCGGCGCCGCCACGCTCGTGGCCGGTGCCGCCCACCACCTGGCGCTCCCCGAGGTGCCGCCCAACGCTGAGCGCATCCGCCTCGGCAGCGTCTCCCTCGCCGCCCGCCGCATCGCGGGCCACCGCGGCACCGCGGTCGTGCTGGCCGATGGCGACCCCGCCTTCTTCGGCGTCGTACGGACCTTGCGCGCGCCCGAGTTCGGCCTGGAGGTCGAGGTCGTCCCCGCCGTCTCCTCGGTCGCCGCCGCCTTCGCCCGCGCCGGCATGCCCTGGGACGACGCACAAGTGGTCGTCGCACACCGGCGCACCCTGCGACGCGCGGTGAATGTGTGCCGAGCCCACACCAAGGTCGCCGTCCTCACGTCACCCGGCGCCGGCCCCGCCGAACTCGGCCTGCTGCTGGAGGGCGTCCACCGCACCTTCGTGATCTGCGAGGAACTGGGCACCGAGCGGGAACAGGTCACCGTCGTCACCTCCGACAAGGCCGCCGACCACACCTGGCGCGATCCGAACGTCGTCATCGTCATCGGCGGCCACGCCGGCACCACGGAGGCCGGGGAGTGGATCGCCGGCCGGGACCCGAGCGCCGGTCCGCGCGGCTGGACACTGCCCGCCGAGTCCTACGGCGGACTCATGAGCGAGAGCGAACTCGAACCGCTGCGTGCCGCCCAACTCGCCCGCCTCGGCCCGCGCGTCGGCGACCTCGTGTGGGACATCGGCTGTGCCAGCGGCGCCTTCGCCACCGAGGCCGCCCGGGCCGGCGCCGCCGTCATCGCCGTCGACCGCGACCCGCAGGCGTGCACCCGCACCGAGGCCAACGCACGCGCGTTCGGGGTCCAGCTCCAGATCGTCCACGGCACCGCCCCGCACGTCCTGGAGAACCTCCCCGAGCCGGACGTCGTCCGTGTCGGGGGCGGGGGAGCGGCCGTCGTGTCGGCCGTCGCCGACCGGCGCCCGCAGCGCATCGTCACGCACGCCGCGACCCGCGACGACGCCGAACTCATCGGCCGCGGCCTCTCCGAACACGGCTACGACGTCGAGTGCTCCCTCCTCCAGTCCGTCGAACTCGACACCCGGGCCTGGACGGAGCGCGAGCGCAGCGTCGCCTTCCTGCTCACCGGGCAGTTGGGACCGCGCCCGACGTCTCGCTGA
- a CDS encoding methionine ABC transporter ATP-binding protein, which yields MITTSGLTKVYRSRGREVTALDGVDLHVREGEVYGVIGQSGAGKSSLIRCVNLLERPTSGTVTVAGQDLTALAGRGPRAGKELRQARSRIGMVFQHFNLLSSRTVQDNVELPLEILGKSGKERSRKALELLDLVGLADKAGAYPAQLSGGQKQRVGIARALAGDPKVLLSDEATSALDPETTRSILQLLRDLNRQLGLTVLLITHEMDVVKSICDSAALMENGRVLESGTVSELLATPGSELASALFPVAGEASADDRTVVDVTFHGEAATQPVISQLARTYNIDISILGAAIDTVGGLQVGRMRIELPGRYEDNVVPIGFLREQGLQIDVLGQEPVLLKEGAQL from the coding sequence GTGATCACGACATCAGGCCTGACCAAGGTCTATCGCTCACGCGGCCGCGAGGTCACCGCCCTCGACGGCGTCGATCTGCACGTCCGCGAAGGCGAGGTGTACGGCGTCATCGGCCAGTCCGGCGCCGGCAAGTCCTCGCTCATCCGCTGCGTCAACCTGCTGGAGCGCCCCACCTCCGGCACGGTGACCGTCGCCGGACAGGACCTCACCGCCCTCGCCGGACGCGGCCCCCGGGCCGGCAAGGAGCTGCGGCAGGCGCGCAGCCGTATCGGCATGGTCTTCCAGCACTTCAACCTGCTGTCCTCGCGGACGGTCCAGGACAACGTCGAGCTGCCGCTCGAGATCCTCGGCAAGTCGGGCAAGGAGCGCTCCCGCAAGGCGCTCGAACTCCTCGACCTCGTGGGCCTCGCGGACAAGGCCGGGGCCTACCCCGCCCAGCTCTCCGGCGGTCAGAAGCAGCGCGTCGGCATCGCCCGCGCCCTCGCCGGCGATCCCAAGGTGCTGCTCTCCGACGAGGCCACCAGCGCCCTCGACCCGGAGACCACCCGCTCCATCCTCCAGCTGCTGCGCGACCTGAACCGGCAGCTGGGCCTGACCGTCCTGCTCATCACCCACGAGATGGACGTCGTGAAGTCGATCTGCGACTCGGCCGCGCTGATGGAGAACGGCCGCGTCCTCGAGTCCGGCACCGTCAGCGAGCTGCTCGCGACGCCCGGCTCCGAACTGGCCTCGGCGCTCTTCCCGGTCGCCGGCGAGGCCTCCGCGGACGACCGCACCGTCGTCGACGTCACCTTCCACGGCGAGGCCGCCACCCAGCCGGTCATCTCCCAGCTCGCGCGGACCTACAACATCGACATCTCCATCCTCGGCGCCGCCATCGACACCGTCGGCGGCCTCCAGGTCGGCCGGATGCGCATCGAACTGCCCGGCCGCTACGAGGACAACGTCGTGCCGATCGGCTTCCTGCGCGAACAGGGCCTCCAGATCGACGTACTGGGCCAGGAGCCCGTTCTGCTCAAGGAAGGTGCCCAGCTGTGA